A region of Candidatus Terasakiella magnetica DNA encodes the following proteins:
- a CDS encoding TIGR04282 family arsenosugar biosynthesis glycosyltransferase: MRQKHLVILAKEPRIGRVKTRLARDVGKLAAWRFYREMLHALPKRLSVDKSWQVWLSISPDHARFRSFSQGPVRYLKQGSGDLGARMIRPAQHLPKGAFIVVGVDIPEIKADYIKKAFKLLGTNDAVFGPAEDGGFWLVGLKRHPVLANPYGKSVSWSQSDTLQACLDNLKGKKVAFVETLSDIDSGDDLRRWREKR; encoded by the coding sequence GTGCGCCAAAAACACCTTGTTATCCTTGCTAAAGAACCCCGCATAGGCCGGGTTAAAACACGTCTGGCCCGTGATGTGGGGAAGCTTGCGGCTTGGCGGTTTTATCGTGAAATGTTGCACGCATTACCTAAACGTTTGAGCGTGGATAAAAGCTGGCAAGTTTGGCTGTCCATTAGTCCAGATCACGCGCGCTTTAGAAGCTTTAGCCAAGGGCCTGTGCGATATCTTAAGCAAGGCAGCGGTGATTTGGGTGCACGTATGATAAGGCCTGCACAACACTTGCCAAAAGGGGCGTTTATTGTTGTGGGGGTAGATATACCGGAGATCAAGGCGGATTATATCAAGAAAGCTTTTAAGCTTTTGGGCACAAATGATGCTGTTTTTGGCCCCGCAGAAGATGGCGGCTTTTGGCTGGTTGGACTAAAACGCCACCCTGTTCTCGCCAATCCCTATGGTAAATCTGTAAGCTGGTCACAAAGTGATACGTTGCAAGCCTGCCTTGATAACTTGAAAGGCAAGAAAGTTGCTTTTGTTGAGACGCTTTCAGATATCGATTCAGGGGATGATTTACGGCGCTGGCGTGAAAAAAGATAA